In Streptococcus parasuis, the following proteins share a genomic window:
- a CDS encoding phosphodiester glycosidase family protein codes for MKLLKKPFAYATIFGMLLTGGFTYSMLKTFVISEAISTVSASNTTTSSQNTTTVSSSTAATTATNVSTTDTSYSDDNIQINLETITTNNTTVYVADIQVSSAEYLKTALAQNTYGTNITAKTSETAVANNAILAINGDYYGANSTGYVIKNGILYRDTVRDNASYGDLAIYADGSFEIVYEDEVTAQELIDQGVVNLLAFGPALVENGEIVVDTSTEVGRAMASNPRTAIGIIDENHYIIVVADGRTTESEGLSLYQMAEIMKEYGATTAYNLDGGGSSTLYFNGQVINNPTTNGNTISERAVSDIVYIGY; via the coding sequence ATGAAATTGCTTAAAAAGCCCTTTGCCTACGCCACTATCTTCGGAATGCTTTTAACAGGAGGATTTACTTATTCCATGTTAAAAACCTTCGTGATTTCCGAAGCCATCTCAACTGTCTCTGCAAGCAATACTACTACGAGTAGTCAAAATACTACCACCGTATCATCATCTACTGCTGCAACAACTGCAACCAATGTATCTACAACTGATACGAGCTACTCAGATGACAATATCCAGATTAATCTTGAGACAATCACTACAAATAACACAACCGTTTACGTCGCAGATATTCAAGTTAGTTCTGCTGAATATTTGAAAACAGCTCTTGCTCAAAATACATATGGAACCAACATAACGGCTAAAACCTCTGAAACAGCCGTAGCAAACAATGCCATTTTGGCGATAAACGGGGACTATTACGGGGCCAATTCAACAGGTTACGTTATCAAAAATGGTATCCTTTACCGCGATACAGTTCGCGACAATGCCTCTTATGGCGACCTCGCAATCTATGCAGACGGCTCATTTGAAATCGTCTACGAGGACGAGGTTACTGCACAAGAATTAATTGACCAAGGGGTTGTCAACTTACTTGCCTTCGGTCCTGCCTTAGTCGAAAATGGTGAAATTGTCGTCGATACTTCTACTGAAGTCGGACGTGCCATGGCTTCAAACCCGCGTACAGCTATCGGGATCATTGACGAAAACCACTATATCATCGTTGTCGCTGATGGACGAACTACCGAAAGCGAAGGTTTATCACTTTATCAAATGGCTGAAATTATGAAAGAGTACGGTGCAACTACTGCCTATAACCTTGATGGTGGTGGCTCATCAACTCTTTACTTCAATGGTCAAGTTATTAACAATCCAACTACAAACGGAAACACTATTTCAGAAAGGGCGGTGAGCGATATTGTCTACATCGGTTACTAA
- the ilvD gene encoding dihydroxy-acid dehydratase yields MTEKDTLKNLRHRSSVYDSMVKSPNRAMLRATGMTDDSFEKPIIGVISTWAENTPCNIHLHDFGKLAKEGVKDAGAWPVQYGTITVADGIAMGTPGMRYSLTSRDIIADSIEAAMGGHNVDAFVAIGGCDKNMPGSMIAIANMDIPAIFAYGGTIAPGKLNGKDIDLVSVFEGIGKWNHGDLTAEEVREIECNACPGPGGCGGMYTANTMATAIEVLGMSIPGSSSHPAESPEKKADIEEAGRAVVRMLELGLKPSDILTREAFEDAITVTMALGGSTNATLHLLAIAHAANVDLTLEDFNDFQERVPHLADLKPSGKYVFQDLYNVGGVPAVMKYLLKNGLLHGDRITCTGKTVAENLENFADLTPGQDVIMPLENPKRADGPLIILKGNLAPEGAVAKVSGVKVRNHTGPAKVFNSEEEAIEAVLTDEIVDGDVVVVRYVGPKGGPGMPEMLSLSSMIVGKGQGDKVALLTDGRFSGGTYGLVVGHIAPEAQDGGPIAFLRTGDFVTVDQDTKEITMHVSDQEIEERKKTTVIPPLYSRGVLGKYAHTVSSASKGAVTDFWRPERTGKQ; encoded by the coding sequence ATGACCGAAAAAGACACACTAAAAAATCTCCGTCACCGTAGTTCTGTCTACGATTCGATGGTCAAATCACCTAACCGAGCTATGCTTCGTGCAACTGGAATGACTGATGATAGTTTTGAAAAACCTATCATAGGGGTTATTTCAACTTGGGCTGAAAATACACCCTGTAATATCCATCTACATGACTTTGGAAAATTAGCTAAAGAAGGTGTGAAAGATGCTGGCGCTTGGCCTGTCCAATATGGAACCATTACCGTTGCTGACGGGATCGCTATGGGAACACCCGGCATGCGCTACTCCCTCACGTCACGTGATATCATTGCTGACTCTATTGAAGCTGCAATGGGCGGACATAACGTAGATGCCTTTGTAGCAATCGGTGGATGCGATAAGAATATGCCTGGCTCTATGATTGCAATTGCCAATATGGATATTCCTGCAATATTCGCCTATGGTGGAACTATTGCTCCAGGTAAACTAAATGGCAAAGATATTGATCTCGTTTCAGTCTTTGAGGGAATTGGTAAGTGGAACCACGGAGATCTAACAGCAGAGGAAGTCCGCGAAATTGAATGCAATGCATGTCCTGGACCTGGTGGTTGTGGCGGTATGTACACTGCCAATACAATGGCAACAGCCATCGAAGTTTTAGGTATGTCTATCCCAGGATCCTCATCTCATCCAGCAGAATCTCCTGAGAAAAAGGCTGACATCGAAGAAGCTGGTCGTGCTGTTGTTCGTATGTTAGAACTCGGACTCAAACCATCTGACATTCTGACACGTGAAGCTTTTGAAGATGCGATAACTGTTACGATGGCTCTTGGGGGCTCAACCAACGCTACCCTCCATCTCCTTGCAATTGCTCATGCCGCAAATGTCGATCTAACTCTTGAAGATTTCAACGATTTCCAAGAACGAGTACCTCATTTGGCAGACTTAAAACCATCTGGTAAATATGTCTTCCAAGATTTATATAACGTTGGTGGCGTACCTGCCGTTATGAAATACTTGTTGAAAAACGGTCTCCTTCATGGTGACCGCATCACATGTACTGGTAAAACAGTGGCTGAAAACTTGGAAAACTTTGCCGATTTGACACCCGGTCAAGATGTCATCATGCCGCTTGAAAATCCAAAACGTGCTGATGGACCACTGATTATCCTCAAAGGTAACCTAGCTCCTGAAGGTGCTGTCGCTAAAGTATCTGGTGTAAAAGTACGTAATCACACTGGACCTGCGAAAGTATTTAATTCCGAAGAAGAAGCAATTGAGGCTGTATTGACCGATGAAATTGTCGACGGAGATGTTGTCGTTGTCCGTTATGTTGGTCCAAAAGGTGGACCTGGTATGCCTGAAATGCTGTCCCTTTCTTCTATGATTGTCGGAAAAGGCCAAGGTGACAAGGTAGCCCTACTAACAGACGGTCGTTTCTCTGGTGGCACTTATGGACTGGTTGTTGGTCATATCGCTCCTGAAGCTCAGGATGGTGGCCCAATCGCCTTCCTCCGCACTGGCGATTTTGTAACAGTTGATCAGGATACCAAAGAAATCACCATGCATGTTTCTGACCAAGAAATCGAAGAACGCAAGAAAACAACTGTTATCCCACCACTCTACTCTCGTGGTGTTCTCGGTAAATATGCCCATACCGTATCCTCTGCCTCTAAAGGAGCTGTTACAGACTTCTGGAGACCTGAACGTACTGGTAAACAATAA
- a CDS encoding DUF6176 family protein codes for MKLNVELSRFRVKEGKTAKVDEWMAFLNNHIKDTLLTLENEKMYVETIFRDILDGREYLYWYSVQAEGGIEVEDSESYIDKKHLEYWEECIDPSYGMVDLDPQVLMIPKPIYETMEELDRQYDDTFKKELQ; via the coding sequence TTGAAATTAAATGTTGAATTATCTCGTTTTCGTGTAAAAGAGGGTAAGACTGCAAAAGTAGACGAATGGATGGCCTTCCTCAACAATCACATAAAAGACACACTGTTGACACTCGAAAATGAAAAAATGTATGTCGAAACAATTTTCCGTGACATACTAGATGGACGTGAATACCTCTACTGGTATTCTGTTCAAGCTGAAGGAGGGATCGAAGTCGAAGATTCAGAATCCTACATCGACAAAAAACATTTAGAATACTGGGAAGAATGTATTGACCCAAGCTATGGCATGGTCGATCTGGATCCTCAAGTCCTTATGATTCCCAAACCCATTTATGAAACGATGGAAGAATTAGACAGACAATACGATGACACGTTTAAAAAAGAGCTGCAGTAA
- a CDS encoding metal-sulfur cluster assembly factor — MREDIQINERALVLSDQLVEVLESIYDPEIELDIYNLGLVYEIHLDETGFCKVVMTFTDAGCSCADTMPGELVAALKTIDGIEDAQVEIVWSPAWKMTRISRLGRITLGISPK; from the coding sequence ATGAGAGAAGATATTCAGATCAATGAGCGAGCCCTTGTTTTGTCAGATCAATTGGTGGAGGTATTGGAATCTATTTACGACCCCGAGATTGAGTTGGATATATACAATTTAGGACTTGTCTATGAAATTCATCTAGATGAAACCGGGTTTTGTAAAGTAGTTATGACCTTTACTGATGCAGGTTGCTCATGTGCAGATACGATGCCTGGAGAGTTAGTAGCAGCTTTGAAGACTATTGACGGAATAGAAGATGCTCAGGTCGAGATTGTTTGGTCTCCTGCTTGGAAAATGACAAGAATTAGTCGCTTAGGTCGAATTACTCTGGGGATAAGCCCTAAATAA
- a CDS encoding pyridoxamine 5'-phosphate oxidase family protein, with the protein MELKDIMHILEDMKVGVFATLDEYGNPHARHAHITAANEEGIFFMTSPETHFYDQLMGDQRVAMTAISEEGYLIQVVRVEGTARPVENDYLKTVFADNPYYQHIYKDESSDTMQVFQIYAGHGFYQSLTQGHKYIFSIGQGENSEVRAL; encoded by the coding sequence ATGGAACTAAAAGATATTATGCATATTTTGGAAGATATGAAGGTTGGAGTTTTTGCAACTCTGGATGAGTATGGAAATCCACATGCTCGTCATGCTCATATCACTGCAGCAAACGAAGAAGGGATTTTCTTTATGACAAGCCCAGAAACGCATTTCTATGATCAATTGATGGGGGATCAAAGAGTTGCGATGACGGCTATTTCTGAGGAAGGGTACCTTATCCAGGTAGTGCGTGTAGAAGGGACTGCCAGACCTGTGGAGAACGACTATCTAAAGACAGTTTTTGCGGATAATCCTTATTATCAACATATCTATAAAGATGAGTCTAGTGATACAATGCAAGTATTTCAGATTTATGCTGGTCATGGCTTCTATCAAAGCTTGACTCAAGGTCATAAGTATATCTTTTCTATTGGTCAAGGTGAGAATTCAGAGGTTCGTGCACTTTGA
- a CDS encoding GH39 family glycosyl hydrolase encodes MERDYLASEELLTIEFSQNSEDKLHQHENFELLYVLQGVAEVSVGEEHYKLSAKDFIIINYNRQHAYSLSDRGLVVRILISYSKMKQFINNDTILFWCNSTVEDSKRYDEVRQILNKILNYIIIDGMHESLSRTSLYYQLLDSLIKNFLLTADDVRYRVKNDSETDRMQEIFQYIRSNYRQTITLQDLADHFFLSTTYLSKYIKQECQVGFVEILNNVRLSHALVDLLHSDSSILKIALDNGFASVAAFNKVFKEIHNTTPSKFRKEKRSDVVNNRKEDSNQSELIKKVGNFLLDIDDKLDEAEATSSNVVIHPDALPHGKWSHSFTDLMNIGGAFDLTRADIQEQILIMKRELGVKYIRFWDIYSPRLHINIHSVEEGINFSRLDNAIDFLVKNDLIPFIELGFKPHRLMKTANLSLLEEERENQFASLKEMSQFFEAFIKHYVKRYGYDEVEKWCFEYWRKLNVKVENGEYVRDFHSDKLEDYFQEFATISCAIKSILPEAKVGGGGFPVQHYGKNGLRELLLKWRDEQSQPSFLSFTTYPYQIEQDQNTYYERRISNQHFINNFLNDVHRAIAEVKFLKVPIYVSEYGLTLSARNPINDHVLKGAFLVQSAFEASNRADLFGYYVGTDLYNEFTDSSSLLFGSSGVFSKTGIRKPSYFALEFLNQLFSDIIYHNNDCMITRNRTNEYRLLCHNLKDLSASYYLMDEDQITLDNLPYLFENNDNKDFHFTFSDISNGSYIIKSKFVNEDYGSIQNEWRNYYSVSDFKLDELDYFNRISTPRLDYTKVIVNDGQLDFNILLKPNEIRLIEIIKI; translated from the coding sequence ATGGAAAGAGACTACTTAGCAAGTGAAGAATTGTTGACTATTGAATTTAGTCAAAACTCAGAAGATAAGCTTCATCAGCATGAAAACTTTGAATTACTATATGTACTTCAGGGAGTTGCAGAAGTATCAGTTGGAGAGGAGCACTATAAATTATCAGCTAAAGATTTTATTATCATTAATTATAATCGACAGCATGCATATTCTCTTTCTGATAGAGGTCTTGTCGTGAGAATCTTGATTTCTTATAGTAAAATGAAGCAGTTTATCAATAATGATACAATTCTTTTTTGGTGCAATTCTACAGTTGAAGACAGTAAACGTTATGATGAAGTTAGACAAATATTGAATAAAATTCTTAATTACATCATTATTGACGGTATGCATGAAAGTTTAAGTAGAACGAGTCTCTACTACCAACTTTTGGATTCCTTAATAAAAAATTTTCTATTAACAGCAGATGATGTTCGATATCGTGTCAAGAATGATTCTGAAACGGATAGAATGCAAGAAATATTTCAGTATATTCGTTCAAATTATCGTCAAACTATTACGCTTCAGGATTTGGCAGATCATTTTTTTCTTTCGACAACTTATCTTTCTAAGTATATTAAGCAGGAATGTCAGGTTGGTTTTGTTGAAATTTTGAATAATGTCCGTTTGTCACATGCTCTCGTGGATTTATTACATAGTGATAGTTCGATATTAAAGATTGCCTTAGATAATGGTTTTGCAAGTGTAGCTGCTTTTAATAAGGTGTTTAAAGAAATACATAATACTACTCCATCAAAATTTCGTAAGGAAAAGAGAAGTGATGTAGTAAACAATCGAAAAGAAGATTCTAATCAATCAGAATTAATTAAAAAAGTAGGTAACTTTTTACTAGATATTGATGATAAGCTTGATGAAGCTGAAGCAACTAGCAGTAATGTTGTTATTCATCCAGATGCTTTACCTCATGGGAAATGGTCACATTCTTTTACAGATTTGATGAATATTGGAGGAGCATTTGACTTAACCAGAGCAGATATTCAAGAGCAAATTCTCATCATGAAGAGAGAATTAGGAGTTAAATATATTAGGTTTTGGGATATTTATTCCCCGAGACTACATATTAATATTCACTCGGTTGAAGAGGGGATAAATTTTAGTAGGTTGGATAATGCGATTGATTTTTTAGTAAAAAATGATCTAATCCCTTTTATTGAACTTGGTTTTAAACCACATCGACTTATGAAAACAGCTAACCTTTCGCTCTTAGAGGAAGAGAGAGAAAACCAATTTGCTTCATTGAAAGAAATGTCACAATTTTTTGAGGCCTTTATAAAACACTATGTGAAAAGATATGGATATGATGAGGTTGAAAAATGGTGTTTTGAATATTGGCGAAAATTAAATGTAAAAGTTGAAAATGGGGAGTACGTAAGAGACTTTCATTCGGATAAGTTGGAAGACTATTTTCAGGAATTTGCTACCATAAGCTGTGCTATTAAGTCAATATTGCCGGAAGCCAAAGTTGGTGGAGGAGGTTTTCCTGTTCAACACTACGGAAAAAATGGGTTGCGAGAACTGTTGTTGAAATGGAGAGATGAACAATCGCAGCCAAGTTTTTTAAGTTTTACAACTTATCCATACCAGATTGAGCAGGATCAGAATACCTATTATGAGAGACGTATCTCTAATCAGCATTTTATAAATAATTTTTTAAATGATGTACATCGTGCGATTGCGGAAGTTAAATTTCTAAAAGTACCAATCTATGTATCTGAATATGGTTTGACATTATCTGCTAGAAACCCGATAAATGATCATGTATTAAAGGGAGCCTTTTTAGTTCAATCAGCGTTTGAAGCAAGTAACCGAGCTGATTTATTTGGTTACTATGTTGGAACAGACTTATATAACGAATTTACGGATTCTTCCTCCTTACTATTCGGTTCTAGTGGAGTTTTTTCTAAGACTGGTATACGGAAACCATCATATTTTGCTTTAGAGTTTTTGAATCAATTATTCAGCGATATTATATATCACAATAATGATTGTATGATTACTCGCAATAGAACTAATGAATATCGATTATTGTGTCACAATTTAAAAGATTTAAGTGCTAGTTACTATTTGATGGATGAAGATCAAATTACTCTAGACAATTTACCCTATCTTTTTGAAAATAACGATAATAAAGACTTTCATTTTACATTTTCGGATATTTCTAATGGTTCATATATTATAAAATCTAAATTTGTAAATGAAGATTACGGCAGTATTCAAAATGAGTGGCGTAATTATTACAGCGTTTCTGATTTTAAACTGGATGAATTGGACTATTTTAATCGAATCAGTACACCTAGATTAGATTATACAAAGGTAATAGTAAATGATGGACAGTTAGATTTTAATATATTGTTAAAGCCTAATGAAATACGACTTATTGAGATAATTAAGATTTAA
- a CDS encoding MFS transporter produces the protein MTNKITEFIDTRKHGKFHTQLVFLGIFLITFTGYGATAYGSIIPMLFGEWKNLNSDVLGYIGSLSEFGSLFGALFFSSFTKKYGIKRVLITATMVFCLATFGQALAPSITVLAVLRTIAGFGFGGVIPLVISLLSEYSPKTNKAQAVASALCGNQYGAIIASFVAIYVTAQLQWRPVFWMALIPIFFLPYIIKNLPESSLYMMKTNDLAGLKAVLSKIDPSFASEIDVEAELAEADLSEDVHKVSYKQLFTKEYAVVTILSSVIAIMGLLFINGVIIWLPSLMVEAGYELGSSLAFTIFLCGGTVAGAMFWARVADKKGFTILLPTIYILGSLSLMLMGIKSNIIILYIFVTLVGFFLFAAHSLVNAFIAQHYSDSLRTTAVGLPNSLGRIGGLLGPTLGGLLMANNVSVLGWFMVFAGMGLVAGLSFIIINLHSKKA, from the coding sequence ATGACAAATAAAATTACGGAGTTTATCGATACAAGAAAACATGGGAAATTTCACACTCAACTTGTTTTCCTGGGTATCTTCTTGATTACTTTTACAGGTTATGGAGCGACAGCATATGGTTCCATCATTCCAATGCTTTTTGGAGAATGGAAGAACCTTAATTCTGACGTTTTAGGTTATATTGGTAGTTTGTCGGAGTTTGGCTCTCTCTTTGGAGCCCTATTCTTTAGTTCATTCACTAAAAAATATGGTATTAAACGTGTCCTAATTACAGCAACAATGGTTTTCTGTTTGGCGACCTTCGGACAAGCCCTAGCACCATCTATTACAGTATTGGCTGTTTTAAGAACTATTGCAGGCTTTGGTTTTGGGGGAGTTATTCCCCTAGTTATCTCTCTCTTATCTGAGTATTCACCAAAAACAAATAAAGCTCAAGCTGTAGCCTCTGCTCTTTGTGGAAATCAATATGGAGCGATTATTGCTTCGTTTGTAGCCATTTATGTCACTGCACAATTACAATGGCGCCCTGTATTCTGGATGGCACTGATTCCTATATTCTTCTTACCTTATATCATAAAAAATCTTCCAGAGAGCAGTTTATACATGATGAAAACTAACGATTTGGCAGGACTGAAAGCTGTTCTATCAAAAATTGATCCGAGCTTTGCTTCTGAAATTGATGTTGAGGCAGAATTGGCTGAAGCAGACTTGTCAGAAGATGTACATAAAGTGTCCTATAAGCAATTGTTTACTAAGGAATATGCAGTTGTTACTATTTTATCTTCTGTCATTGCGATAATGGGCTTACTATTTATTAATGGTGTGATTATCTGGCTCCCAAGTTTGATGGTTGAAGCAGGATATGAGCTAGGGTCTAGTTTGGCTTTCACTATCTTCTTATGTGGTGGTACAGTTGCTGGGGCAATGTTCTGGGCACGTGTTGCAGATAAAAAAGGATTTACTATTCTGCTACCAACTATCTATATTTTAGGCTCTCTTTCACTGATGTTAATGGGAATTAAATCTAATATTATTATTCTATATATTTTTGTAACCTTGGTTGGATTTTTCCTATTTGCCGCTCATTCTTTAGTAAATGCATTTATTGCGCAACATTATTCAGATAGCTTGCGTACCACTGCAGTTGGCTTACCAAATAGTCTTGGGCGTATTGGAGGTCTTCTTGGCCCAACTCTTGGAGGACTCCTAATGGCAAATAATGTATCGGTTTTAGGCTGGTTTATGGTTTTTGCAGGAATGGGGTTAGTCGCAGGATTAAGCTTTATCATTATTAATTTACATAGCAAAAAAGCATAA
- a CDS encoding Gfo/Idh/MocA family protein, with protein MVYNYAVIGYGFIGRRHVATLKNFDRSDCVAICDINPKRLEEAKELYPDTPVYDHVDKLLAAEKLDGVIIAANNNQHKELVIKAAQAGLNIICEKPVAMTVAEFDEMMAEVEKAGVSLTVHQQRRFDKDFRSVKKTYDDKLVGDVYTIKSSLYGYNGNMHDWHVYKSEGGGMLYDWGVHLIDQILFMVDSPLKVVFTDVRNVINKEVDDYFNILMRFENGVTAEIELGTYYLSDAKDWFERHWYVGGNKGSMYANKFDPEGKIVRTTRLLENVAEDQDKSAKSYGPTRSFGVPEEGLIITEDIPLVAADHIQYFENYFDFLDGKAELLVTPAQVRKVLEVMEACWKSAETFQSVVIG; from the coding sequence ATGGTTTACAATTATGCAGTAATCGGTTATGGCTTTATTGGTCGTCGCCACGTTGCAACTCTGAAAAATTTTGATCGAAGTGATTGTGTCGCTATCTGTGACATTAATCCAAAACGATTAGAAGAAGCAAAAGAGCTTTATCCAGATACACCAGTATATGATCATGTTGACAAGTTATTAGCTGCTGAAAAACTGGATGGTGTCATCATCGCAGCCAATAATAATCAACACAAAGAACTGGTTATTAAAGCAGCTCAGGCTGGACTTAATATTATCTGTGAGAAGCCTGTAGCCATGACCGTCGCAGAATTTGATGAGATGATGGCTGAAGTTGAAAAAGCAGGTGTTAGTCTTACTGTTCATCAACAACGTCGTTTTGATAAAGATTTCCGCAGCGTCAAGAAAACGTATGATGACAAATTGGTTGGTGATGTCTACACCATCAAGAGCTCTCTTTATGGATATAATGGTAATATGCACGACTGGCATGTTTACAAATCTGAAGGTGGCGGGATGCTCTATGACTGGGGTGTTCATTTAATTGACCAAATTCTCTTTATGGTTGATAGTCCACTTAAAGTTGTATTTACTGACGTTCGTAATGTTATTAATAAAGAGGTAGATGATTACTTCAATATTCTAATGCGCTTTGAAAACGGCGTGACAGCCGAAATTGAATTGGGAACTTATTATTTATCTGATGCCAAAGATTGGTTTGAACGTCATTGGTATGTTGGAGGTAATAAAGGAAGCATGTATGCAAACAAATTTGATCCAGAAGGTAAGATTGTTCGGACTACTCGTCTCTTAGAAAACGTTGCTGAAGATCAGGATAAATCAGCAAAATCTTATGGACCAACTCGTTCATTTGGAGTTCCAGAAGAAGGTCTCATTATCACCGAAGATATTCCATTAGTAGCTGCCGATCATATTCAATACTTTGAAAACTATTTTGACTTTTTAGATGGCAAGGCAGAGTTACTCGTCACACCTGCTCAAGTCCGTAAAGTCTTAGAGGTTATGGAAGCGTGCTGGAAATCAGCTGAAACCTTCCAGAGTGTAGTTATTGGTTAA
- a CDS encoding Gfo/Idh/MocA family protein, whose product MTKLKLAIIGTGGIANNKHLPSLAKVADKVEVVALCDLIKEKAVATAERHNLPNVKIYTDYKEMLKDESIDVVHVCTPNVSHADITVDAFAAGKHVLCEKPMAATTEDAQRMIDAWKSSGKKFTVGYQNRFRHTVQVLKKSCDAGELGDIYYAEANAIRRKQVPTWGVFPDKSQQGGGPLIDIGTHALDITLWCMNNYDVDSVSGSVFYKLGSLPEAAQGNTYGAWDTDNFEVEDSAMGFIKFKNGALVNLRSSWALNYLDAREASTTLCGTKEGGEIKYGGMYVDDELVFNKTRHGKMSEEKLSGEALVDYFEGVNEPAGVLEAKHWVDAIINDIDPVVKPEEAFRVTQILDAIYKAAETNTTIKFD is encoded by the coding sequence ATGACAAAACTCAAATTAGCCATTATCGGTACTGGAGGTATCGCAAATAATAAACATCTCCCTTCTCTTGCAAAAGTTGCAGATAAAGTTGAAGTAGTTGCACTTTGTGACTTGATTAAAGAAAAAGCAGTTGCAACAGCAGAACGTCACAATTTGCCAAATGTAAAAATCTACACAGACTACAAAGAAATGCTCAAAGATGAGTCTATCGATGTTGTCCATGTTTGTACACCCAATGTTTCTCACGCAGATATCACAGTTGATGCATTTGCAGCTGGTAAACATGTTCTATGTGAAAAACCAATGGCCGCAACAACAGAAGATGCACAACGTATGATTGATGCTTGGAAATCATCTGGCAAGAAATTTACAGTTGGCTACCAAAACCGCTTCCGTCATACTGTACAAGTTCTGAAAAAATCTTGTGATGCTGGGGAGCTTGGGGATATCTACTATGCTGAGGCAAATGCGATTCGTCGTAAACAAGTACCAACTTGGGGTGTTTTCCCGGACAAATCACAACAAGGTGGCGGTCCACTTATTGATATTGGTACACATGCACTTGATATCACGCTTTGGTGTATGAATAATTATGATGTCGACAGTGTTTCAGGTTCTGTTTTCTATAAATTGGGTAGCTTACCCGAAGCAGCACAAGGCAATACTTACGGGGCGTGGGACACAGATAACTTTGAAGTAGAAGACTCAGCAATGGGCTTCATCAAATTCAAAAATGGTGCTCTTGTAAATTTACGTTCATCATGGGCTCTCAACTATCTTGACGCTCGCGAAGCTTCAACAACTCTTTGTGGCACTAAAGAGGGGGGAGAAATTAAATATGGTGGTATGTATGTTGATGATGAGTTGGTTTTCAATAAAACACGACATGGCAAGATGAGTGAAGAAAAACTCTCTGGTGAAGCGTTGGTCGATTACTTCGAAGGGGTGAATGAGCCAGCAGGTGTTTTGGAAGCTAAACATTGGGTAGATGCTATTATCAATGACATCGACCCTGTTGTGAAACCTGAGGAAGCATTTCGTGTCACTCAAATTCTTGATGCAATCTACAAAGCAGCGGAAACAAATACAACAATCAAATTTGACTAA